The following is a genomic window from Sorex araneus isolate mSorAra2 chromosome 10, mSorAra2.pri, whole genome shotgun sequence.
AGGAAGTGCATTTCATTCGATTTCAGTGCTCTTATGCTTCCAAACAAATTTAAGGTTTTTGAGGACTGGAGTTTCTTGATTGAATTACTTAGATTGAACACACTTATTGATGGGGGTGTGGGTGATAACATAGTTTATTCATGTATAATTCATGGAAAGTATAACAAACGCTCAAGAAATGTCTGAAATGTAACTGTTCGCAGAACTGTTAAATTGAAAACAGCCCTTAGATTGGCAATTGTTTTGTGTCTTTTGATTAGGAAAACACCTACCTCTGGCGTACATCACTATATTTGGCTTCCTCTGCCAGTGCTGAATTCTTTGCTGACATTGCCCTGGCTCCTATGGAAGCTGCTAAGGTTCGAATTCAAACCCAACCTGGTTATGCCAACACTTTGAGAGATGCAGCTCCCAAAATGTACAGGGAAGAAGGCTTAAATGCGTAAGtaaacatttatttgtatttataatgtAGAAGATTGCATTTTGTAACAGGTTTACTGGGCCTTTTTTGTTTGTAATCTTACGTAGAAGATATAATTCTGTGGCACAGATAAATTGATAAATGACATGAGCCTTTATTGTATGGTTTTTGTAAATTTATCATTCTTCCAAATGATTTGGTAATTAAACAATAACTTTTGGGGGAGAGTTTGCTAAAAATTCTTGTCACCAatgttcacattttattttatttttttttgttttttgttttttttttggtttttgggtcacttccggcgatgcacaggggttactcctggttctgcactaaggaattaaccctggcgatgctcaggggaccatatgggatgctgggatttgaacccgggtcggccgcgtgcaaggcaaacaccctacccgctgtgctattgctccagccccaatgttcacattttaaaatttgcatatgtAGGGGAGCATGTGGGTCAGTGTTAAAAGTGTGCAAaagtgtgctttgcatgtgtcatccctggcatctcaaagGGGATATTTATACTCAGGCAAAACATGCTTCCTTAGATCCACCTTTGTGGATGTCAATCTTGAACTGAGTTCTACTCGTAAACTTTGGTTTCTTGTAGTTCCAGTGAAAGAAACATCCAGCAACTTTTTTGGTTGTATAGTCAAAGGTGCTTGAGTCATTGGCATGTGAGATCAGTATACCTGCATGTTAGTCTTAGGTTCTGATAGAAATGACATGCAATTATGCTGCCATTCTTGACTATCGGGACGTGACTGGTGTGCGGACATTTCTGCTAATGATGGAAATTTCAGCTGGGGAACTCTTACATACAGCTGAGTAAAACAGGTCTTGTGGTTTCCTAGATTCTACAAGGGGGTTGCTCCTCTGTGGATGAGACAGATACCGTACACCATGATGAAGTTCGCTTGCTTTGAGCGCACTGTTGAACTGCTGTACAAGTTTGTGGTTCCCAAGCCCAGAGATGAATGTACAAAGGCTGAGCAGCTGGTTGTAACATTTGTTGCAGGTTACATAGGTATGTATTGTTGTGTTTTCAGGGTTAACAAATTTTTGCTAATTAGCTCCTAAAGTCTTTTGTGGTTTAAATATCATAAAGCTTGGCATTGATTGATTTTACTGATATATctgcattttttggtggggtgatggggaggccacacccagctttgctcagggcttactctgaacttggatcacttctggcaggactcaggggaccacatggggtgcaggtGAATATCTTCGGGGGTGAGGGCACaccccattacaaagctgttcatgcttgGATTTCagttacaatgttccaacacgcaTTCCTCCATCAATATACAATTCCTACCACCTATGACCCTAGTTTCCATCTCACCACCCCCTACCTCAGCCCACtcccacttttcttctctctttctctgtctctccctctccacctcccttTCTCCTACATTTTAATATAAGAGGAAGTATTGGTAAAAatctgaatataaatatttttgaaaaattactcTAATTTATATTGCAACTTTGCCAATTCACTAAATCTGATATTTAGAAATAGAATGATTATGAAAATGTAGTGGatcttggtgggttttttttttttttctttttgtgtcacacccagcgatgcacaagggttactcctggcttttcactcaggaattattcctggcggtgcttgggggaccgtatgggatgcaggggagcgaaccagggtcggccacgtgcaaggcaaacgccctacccgctgtgctatcgctccggccccttggtggattttttttttttatgcacacACCGTATTTgatcatttatctttattttttttttcagctggagTCTTCTGTGCAATTGTTTCTCACCCTGCTGATTCTGTGGTGTCCGTCTtgaataaagagaaaggaagcaCTGCTTCTCAGGTCCTTCAGAGACTTGGATTTAGAGGTAGGACTGTGTTTCGATGTTTATGTTTATAAGGAATAAATTACAGTTTCGTGTACATTTACAAATCATGTTTCATTTTTCAACCAGGTGTATGGAAGGGACTCTTCGCCCGCATCATCATGATTGGCACTCTGACTGCCCTCCAGTGGTTCATCTATGACTCTGTGAAGGTCTACTTCAGGctcccccgccctcctcctcctgaGATGCCCGAGTCTCTGAAGAAGAAGCTTGGCTTGACTCAGTAGATTGATCAAACTAAATGTGGACTGAAACTGTGTGTTGATCAGTGTTGAGGAAAGTGCAAAAGGAACTTTTATATATTTGACAGTGTAGAAAATTGTCTTCCTGAGAGTAATTACTGTAGTACTCTTGCCTAAGGCAAGGGTTTCAAACTTACTATTGAAATAAACTCATCAGCTCATGATTTGTCTGTgacttcatgattttttaaaattatttacaaaaatggTAACGTAGTTAGGTCACAACATGCTTCCTTAGATCCACCTTTGTGGATGTCAATCTTGAACTGAGTTCTACTCGTAAACTTTGGTTTCTTGTAGTTCCAGTGAAAGAAACATCCAGCAACTTTTTTGGTTGTATAGTCAAAGGTGCTTGAGTCATTGGCATGTGAGATCAATATACCTGCATGTTAGTCTTAAGTTCTGATAGAAATGACATGCAATTATGCTGCCATACTTGACTATCAGGACGTGACTGGTGTGCGGACACTAATAATGAAAATTTCTGCTTAGCAATGGCAGAAGTTAAGTCTCCTATATTCTATAGAGGGATTATGTAACATAGAATTTAGAACCTCAAGGAATAAATGCTTACCTGTATTGAATATTCTGGTCTGTATAAGTTTCTATGTTTGTCACTGAAGAGTGTTTCTATTTTTAGGAAATGTCCTAAAATTTCAATAACTTGGATAGTCATTTATGGTTACATTTTGCGAAGtaaattttggtatatatatatatatatatatatatatatatatatatatacatatatacatatatatatattgcaacaTTCCCTGTTTTTTGTGGTTCCAGTACTGCTTATTTTAAGGTAATTTAGGCTGATTTAATTTTCTAGATCTATAGTTTAAATTGTGCTAATGTTTTTTATCTTGGGGTCCTTAGGGtctgctggctcagtgcttgggttgGGGTTTGTCATTCCAGGGCAGTGCTGTCAAACTTgaaccttctgcatgcaaagcaggcattcAGCCCTTCGAACTCTGGCCCTACTTAGTTTCCAAAGGACCAAAGTGGTTGATAACTTTGAAACCACTTTAGGTGTCCTAGCTACCTTAAGGTTCCAATATTTTACCTTTGTTGTAGAGAGGAAGGTTTATAGCTGAACATTTGAGCCAAACAAAAGTTGGAGGGCAGTCTGAGCACAGGCAAGTGATGGGAGTGGCGATAAGCACAAGTAGTACCACATGGCATTGCTCTCACTATACTTCCCTTGGTCACAGAAGTCCCAGAGAAATTCCCAGTTTCACAAAAAAGGAAGATATGCATGGATATGTATGTGAGGCAAACACAAGAGCTTTGGCTTTGAAGATTCAGGATATGTAGTCCAGCCATGTCTCACTGGAATTTCCACTATTAACCTGGTAGATTCAAGATGGGCTGGACTGGGTGTAACTTGACTGAACCAAGCAATGCTACTAGCAGAACAAAGtatgcttccattttatttttttttgtgtgtgggggtgtggtgtcacacctggctctgcactcaggaatcacccctggcagcagtgctcagaggaccgtatgggatgctgggtcggccacatgcaaggcaaataccctacccgctctgctattgctccagccccagtatgctTCCATTTTAAAGGAACAGTCTCTGAAGCTGCATGTTTAGATCTGGTAGAGATGAGCCATTCCTCAAAGCCCAAGTGTGATGAGTTACTGAGCTAGTGATGTGGCTCAGTGAGTTCCTTAACCCGGCCTCTGCTCTGGCACTGCATTTGAACACTTAGAAAGCAGtaagggcgggggagggggcgtcggcgcttttccttgcacgcagccaacccgggtttgattcctggcatcccatatggtcccctgagcaccgccaggagtgattcctgatggcaaagccaggagtagcccctgagcattgctaggtgtgacccaaaaagcggcggtggggtggggggttggggggtagcacttgctttgcatgttgctgatcagggtttaatccccagcaagcCATATAACtgcccaagtccaccaggagtgatgcctcaaCTGgcccaggagtaggccctgaacacagctgggtgcagATCCCAAACACAATTGACTGCTCTGCCGTCTGAAATATTAGCCAGCTACTCCTAACAGCTCTTATTTCAGATACTAGGAATCACCACTGCAAAGCTGACCTCACTTGGTAGTCTCAGAAGTCTGTaagagtgagagtgtgtgatGTAAACGGTCTCTAGCCCCCATTTATGAATCATGGTCATTAAAGTTTAACTTTAGTCTTAGAAGGTAACTAATGCAAAATTTTATAGCTAAGTCAAGTTTCTATGTGTTGTAGGTCATAGGGCCATGTGCACACTAACATTCTCTTTGTAGATTTGCTAATACAGCGTTGGTATTCCCATTTTTGGGGAatgagacattaaaaaataatttctggctAATTGTTCacactttttcccctttttggtggggtggggtggggtggggtggggtgttgggccacacccagctgtgcacaaggcTTTCCGGCTTTGCTCAGGATTCGGGTCATTCCTAGCTTTGcataggggacaatatggggtgccaggaatggaacccgggttgtgCAACACAAgctccttatctgctgtattgcCTGACCCCATCTTGTTAATAGTTTGGAGGTCAGAGGCTGGTACAGCGAGTAGggatgcacgcagctgacctgggtttgatccctggcatccctgtggtcccctgaacccatctaggaataattcctgaacacagccaggagtaatccctgaacattgctgcgtgtggtccagaaacaaaaaaacagccagagagatagtacagtggttagggcacttgccttgtataccaCTGAGCCAggttatccccagcatcctatgtggcccCCGAACACCAGAAGCAATCCTACACAGCACCCCCCAAATAATGTATATTCTAGTAAAgttaagggccagaaagataatagaaGGGTTAGGGTACGTgtcatttggtttttgttttagggccacattaggtggtgctcaggacttagcctGGCTCTGGACTAGTGCTCGGGGATAATTCCTGgtatgctcaagggaccatatggcgtgctggggtttgatcctgggttggccacatgaatcgcaaaaatgctttacctgctgtactgcttcTTTGGGTATAGGATGCAACTCTTGTCTATGGCCGTGCTTtctttgatccatggcaccatagTCTGCCAAGCCCTGCCTGGTGGCCCGggtaatccctagcactgcaggacTGAAGCAGCACTTCATTCTCTAGTACCCTCCATATTGAATAGTTGGCCCTTTTGTacaagaatcactgggagagCCCTCCCTCACACAAAAAGTTAGGATTTGTGGTCTTTAACTGACCAAACAGTTTCTGCTGTACAACATGATCTGGTATTTGTGTATATTAAGAAATGATCACAGTAAGTTTAGTATGACATTCACAGCCATCTCTAGTTACACGAGTTTTCCTGGTGATGAgaattgtaatttattttcctCCCTCTTGGTTATACTCTGCTGTGGTGCCAGGTATGTGTGGGGGACTTcatagggatcaaactcaagatcTCATTCTTGCAAGGAGGTATTTTACCATTGAGTTGTCTCTGAGTTAGCCTAGTgatgagaagtgtgtgtgtgtggtacagtTTTATTAAGGAAGTAATGATtgtcccacaaagaaaaaaaaattctatgttctGAGCTGGAGTGCACACAGCACCAGAATGGGGTGTGCCTATTGGCaagaactttgtttttgttttggggtcctagtcagtgatgctcagggggtcacgtAGTTCTGGGATCCTATCCCAGATTTCTGCTTACCAAGCATGCACACCAGCCCCATGAGCTATTTCCCTGACCTGtgatgaaaacttttttaaaaaagttaatttttataaagtagttcacaatatttgattacatttaatattcaaacaacaatcccagcaccattacaccttccgaccaccatatttcagacgtttccatcccgaaccccaaaacctgccccaaagcagaaccgaaataatttattttgtattgtcatgaataaaccactgaaaatgctccacaAAACTTtgcttagaggagagtgtgtgaagattgttgtatttcacccagaggccattaagcctttctataagagattactaatatgttaagggttgagccttttgtgcatatatatatatatatatatatatatatgacactgtagcactgttgtcccattgttcacccatttgcttgagcgggcaccagtaacatctctattgtgagacttgttactgttcatatatcaaatacactatgggtagcttgccagactctgctgtacaggtgggatactctcagagcttgctggtctctccaagagggatcgAGGATTCGAATCTGGATCGGCTGCGcgctaggcaaacaccctctaagattggttgtcttctattttgaaccccatcaaatgtggtgcgctactcttggagtatgaatGGTGTGAGGTATGGGATGTCGCACAGTCCAGGGATAGGTTCACTCGtggtgaggctctgcccaagcgtgtggaaagtggctgtGAGTGTGATGgcgttgagttctggaggttttcagctgcccagGGTTGGGTCTCTTGGAGTATGGAGAAGCCTCACCTgaccccttctggggtgccctgaatgaaacagcctggttcggggtccagtggcatggctatgccAGTGTTGTTTTATACTCTCTTCTGAAAGAGGacatggccgttgatgagattatccggtgtgtgatgagaacttttaagatctaGGTTCCTAGCAGCTTTGACATGCAGTATGATTTGTCACCTAGCTGTACAGCATACCCCAAtaacactgttttgttttgatttttgttttggggccacatctgagtAGGGTTGAGAACTagtgcctggctctgctctggaatcactcctggaggtgctgggggaaccatattcAGTTctaccaaggtcagctgcatgtaaagtgAGTTCCTTttcccctgtaccatctctccagcccatctcccCCATGACGCTTATTTTATCCCtgaaagtttctttctttgtttttatttatctttattaaaataaaaacaatacatttattattttttttagtcaccatgaaattacaaagttattcatgattaggtttcaggcatacaattttacAACActaatcctttcaccagtgtccaatcCCCTctacccctctctcctcccccatgcATCTGCCCCCGCCTATTTGCTTCCCTGCCACCAGTCGGCTTCTACAAGAGGCTCATATATACGTTcttacactgtggtttacagtactgttactgatagggtttcacccataacactttaccacctttctaCCCTGCAAACTCACCCTCTCTGCTAAACATGCTTCCGTACTAGAACCTCCCCTATGTCCTTTGGCTGCTTCTGGTGACTTGAGCTGTGCTACTTTGAGGAGGTCTCCGTCTCAGGTCTGGCCAGCCCCCTGACATTGTGCTCTCTTGCATCCCAATGCACCAGATGCCTTCCCTGGTCACATTAGGTAACATTTCCATTTCTGAAATCAGGAAAacctaaaattcttttcctgCAGTTTCCTGAGACCTTGTCCCTCTTTCTCTAAACGGGTAATGAATGCCCTGTTCCTGGCGAGCACTTCTCCCATGAGAAACCCAGTAACAGTGCTCCGTGGCAGCTAGTGAGGGCCACTGGGGGTTCAGCTCTGCCCCCTCGGGACTGCTCAGTGCCAGCCTGACAGGTTCTGCTCCCTACTTGCATAAGGATGACTGTTTAAGAAGTTTGCAttctcaaaaggaaaaggagagagttaGAAGAaaagtggaggtggggggtggggtattgGGAGATTTGGgagagaaacaggggacattggtggtgggaaatgtatactggtggagggatggatggtggAAACCCAaccaagaacagctttgtaatggtctatctcatggatatccaataaaaaataattttttttaaagtaacgtAGAGTTCATGTtcacttcagtcagcttaatcagtggctgaataaacagcagtactcctacataaaaaaaaaagagtttgcatGCTGTGAGGCATGGAAACTGGCAAGCATATGTTTTCTCATAGTATTCTAGAAAAATCAAGTGCtcaatcctttaaaaaatatttgtttttacaaTACAAAACAGTATAACACAAAAAGGTATCTATTCCAAAATCCTGCTATTTCTGTCTTTCTAAAACAGGAGAGAGGTCTTATTGTGAGGGAAAAAACCAGCTActgggctgggaatgtggctcagtagtaCAGCTCATGCCTCTTGTGTTTGGGACTCTGGGGTTGAATTTTCAGtttcacacacacaagaaaaatcagaatttcttaagcttttcttatttaaataatgtttttaatccaTATCTGAAATGTGTGCTATTTCATCTTTCATATCTTTAATTTCAGCTCGGACTACTGTTAAATTAGATATCTTTTCATTTAAGAAAGAGATTTCTTGTTCTCTGCTTAGTAAGTCAGTAACCAGTCTCCCAATGCGCAGTGTTAAATCATTTATCAATGGCTCCAAACGGGAAAAGTCCTTCTTTAGATTATACACTTTTGGTTTTAGATCATTTGCAAAATTCACTGTCTTGAGAACTTTAGCTCTGTCACTTTCTAAACTTAAAAACCTATCAGTATGCTTGCTGAAATCACTCTTTAACTCAGACAGCATCTCCTGAACTACGCTAATTCTTTGTGAATTTTCAGAGGCTGACTTTCGGAGCATTGCTGTTCGGTCAATGCTACTTGAAAGAAGATCACCTATGTTTTTTACCGTATTTTTCTCtaccttttctattttattttctagttcttGCACAGCTTCTGTCAATGATGTCACATCAGTTACCAGACCTGAAATGCGTCGTATATCTGTTTTCACAGTGGTAATCTTGAGACCAACAGTTTTTGCAGTGGACATTGTACTTTGGTCTACACTTGCAACATCTTGAGAAAGCGCTGTCAAattattattcaatatattttgtttttcagttatcCCGTTGGACCAACTTTTCACCTCAGAAATTTCCTTCTGTAGTCGTTTTACACGAGCAATTATTTGAAAAGACTTCAACTGTTCCATAATAGCTTCAGACTTCTGACACTGTAAGACAATACAATACCACAATAATTAAATTGATCAGCAGCTTAACACTTAAAATTCTACTCAGCTTTCAAGTTATTTTTAACTCTAACTTTACTGCTCTTCAGAGAGCATCTGCAAAAAGCTGCATGAAGTATATTACTAGTGAAGAAGAAAACATTAAGAACGTTTCGTAAGAATGAAAATCGCACTTTTAGTTACTGCCCTTGCACATCAGTCTTGTGTATTGTGACAAAGTAAGCAGAATGAGAGGTAGTGATGTTTTCAGTTGctggagaaaggagaaggaagtcTCTAGATAAGGTTTGGTAGATCTGTGGGGTTAAACAATTCTGAAACACAAGTTGGTACTTCCATGTGCTAGAATGAAGGGATCAATGTCCAAGATTCTGTGTATATGCTGGATTGTCCTATTACTTTGAGAATAAGTTTCAGGAGTTTAAGTATCCATGAGACCTTGAAAATTCAATTCAACTGAAGTTCAATTTTCTGGTGTGTTGTTCGTTGTACCAAGGGGTGAGGAACTTGAACGTGAGAACAGCCTGGCTGGTGGCCTCAATTTAGCAAAATGTTTTATAAGGAAGATTGATAttaagacaaagcaaaacaaaaggagagcacacaaacaaacaaaaagcatccGCAAGACACTAAAAATTTGTGATTTCAAGTATAAGTAATTCCCAAGGTGACTGTTTTAATGCtcttattgatttttcttttgcttttgggtttctACCTTGCAACGCCTTatgggggctattcctgactcaatGTTCAGTGATTGTTCTTGGTGGTCCTTAGGGGACCATCACATACAAAAtatacctggccatgcttggaAGGTCATGAAGTGTCAGGGCTGGAACCCTGACACTACATGCTAGGAATGtgattcagccctttgagctatatccttctattcccattgttcatcacttGCTGACACCTCTAAATTTTACTTGGGTTTAACTTGGACATAATAACTTAAGGATATTTTCAGTTACCCAGGTGCCTCACAACATGTTAACTTGTGGTGCTGCTGGTGGTAGGTGTGTGTGTTTAGATAGTATTGGAAAAGTTGAttgttttgttgaattttaaaTCTTTGAAAACTTGTGTCCTACGCTAATGAAATTAAGAAGGAAAAGTTAAAGTCCTGGTTATAGAGATAGTTAAGCCTTAAATCTCACAAATAATACAGAATTGAATACTAGAAAGATATATTTAGGTGAGATCTCTAAGCTTCACTGGGAAGGTCATGTTAAACCTGTGGGCTGTGCTTAAgtgatgagaaaaaataaatagaagaacaaCTGCAAAATGCTGGAAATATGTTGTCAGTGCCTCTGTTTGGAGTCAGATACACATTGTGTATACAATGGAAAAGGAAATCCATCTTCAATGGATTTAATAGTTAGCATTTAAGCTTTGGCCTTTTCTAGGAAGGGATTGTCAAATGAAGGATAACTATAGAATTTCTACTAATAATGCAAACCAATCTGACTTGACTCTATTTATAGAATAATCAAGCTATATGAAGTTTGTCCTTTAGTTTGAGACAGAAAATGGCCATAAATGGATTATAAAAAAATTCAGGTAACAATGTACataaaagttgaaaaatatatttttaaggaagaGGAAATTAATTAAAGTCACTAAGGTCTTTTCTAAAATAGTTGTACATTGGCTTGGGAGAGCGGTCAAAGGTCTGGAATGAATGCTGCACGCAGGAGTCCTGGTTTCAGTCCCAACACTAAATGGTTCCCCTTTTAGAGCAAcgctggagcaccactgggagttgTCCAAAACTCAATCACAAATTAGCAAAATTTAAAGTGTATACTGTCTTCACTATGATTTTTAAAGTTGTCTTAAATGTGTCTTGAATGTTTGTTCATGTCTTAAATGTTTATTCATCTgaacatttttgtattttgggatcacacccagcagtgctcagggcttacacctggctctgtagtcaAAAATTAGtactgactgtgcttggggaccatatgggatgtttgaGATGGGACCCAGGtgggtcccgtgcaaggcaacaccctacctctctttctgtactatctctctggtccctcatatGAACTTTTGAGATGAGTACATAAACTTCGTTTtgcttattgaaaataaaattttagtgtgctttggggctggagcgatagcacagcagttgggcaattgcctttcacgtggcagacccgagttcgattcctctgcccctctcggagagcccagcaagctaccgagagtattgagcccgcgcggcagagcctggcaagctacccttgcgtattggatttgccaaaaacagtaacaataagtctctcaatgagagatgatactggtgcccgctcgaacaaatcgatgagcaacgagatgacagtgacagtgacagtgtgctttgaatattttcatgacagcttaaaaaaaagaaacctatacAGTTGCAAAAATGCACGCTGAAATGGGAAGTTGACTCCAAGCAAGACAGTTAATTCAAAGCTGACTCTGCCCTATGGTGTTCATATTTTAGAAGTTTCCTTCTCAATAGGCTTATGCTAATTACTGTACCAAGAGGtgaccccattttttaaaataatagaggtagcactgtcatcctgttgtttccATTTGCTCACACCATCCATTTGCTCACACCagtaatgggcaccagtaacgtctccattgtgagacttattacagtttttggcatatcaaatataccatgggtagcttgccaggctctaccatgcgggtaggatactcttggtagcttgcagggctgaAAGGaacgcaggaatcgaacccaggtcggccacatagtAGAGGTAGATTGTGAAAATGCTGTGTTTAAGAATTAAGGGATAGCCACaaataggaaagaaatcaagttgtGATggcaaaataatgttttgtttttaaattgtttcttaactttgttattatcatcatcatcatcatcattttaattgtatttttttggtGGAGCTGAGGGGactaacccagggcctcagacatgtaagacaagtgttcTGACACTGAGagtgttttatcattttttgtttttattttgtatttttggatcacacccagcattgctcaggggttactcctggctttgcactcaggaattaatcctggtggtgctggggtaccatatgggatgctgaggatcgaacctaggtcggctgcatgcaaggcaatgctctaccagttgtactattgctccagacattATCTTGGGTATTTgttgccacacctagtggtgttcagagcttacttctggctctgctcagggatcactgctggcagggcttgtgggacTTTTTCTGAAAAAGACTCACAAGGGTGAAAAGAGTAGTTGATTTTATTGTGCCACTAggctatttttttaatcattagcTACTCTGGATAATTTAACAGCATTACACAATTAAGGTACTTCACAATGGGTTTTTATTCTTAAGAGAAGCAAATCATTAAAAAACTTCTCTATTTCAtttgaaatgggctggagcgatagcacagtggttgggctttcacctttcacgcggccaacccgtgttcgattcctccgcccctctcggagaacccggcaagctactggcagagcctggcaagctacccatgcgtactggatatgccaaaaacagtaacagtaagtctctcaatgagagacgttactggtgcccgctcgaacaaatcgatgagcaacgggatgacagttaaatttcatttgaaatagGGCTCTAGAGaaagcatagcggtagggcgtttgccttgcatgtgtctgacccaggtttggttcctccacccctcggtgagcccagcaagctaccgggagtatctcgcccgcatggcagagcctggcaagctacccgtggtgtatttg
Proteins encoded in this region:
- the SLC25A3 gene encoding phosphate carrier protein, mitochondrial, whose product is MFSSVAHLARANPFNLPHLQLVHDGSAAGAPQPPRRSRSLAAAAVEEYSCEYGSMKFYALCGFGGVLSCGLTHTAVVPLDLVKCRMQVDPQKYKGIFNGFSVTLKEDGVRGLAKGWAPTFIGYSMQGLCKFGFYEVFKVVYSNMLGEENTYLWRTSLYLASSASAEFFADIALAPMEAAKVRIQTQPGYANTLRDAAPKMYREEGLNAFYKGVAPLWMRQIPYTMMKFACFERTVELLYKFVVPKPRDECTKAEQLVVTFVAGYIAGVFCAIVSHPADSVVSVLNKEKGSTASQVLQRLGFRGVWKGLFARIIMIGTLTALQWFIYDSVKVYFRLPRPPPPEMPESLKKKLGLTQ
- the IKBIP gene encoding inhibitor of nuclear factor kappa-B kinase-interacting protein isoform X2, encoding MAEVKNRKKSGPKGAPVEPGKRSEGGRSPEGPGSGGGRWADPRTGLSLLSLGTCLGLAWFVFQQSEKFAKVENQYQLLKIETSAFQGLQNKISLISEKCQKSEAIMEQLKSFQIIARVKRLQKEISEVKSWSNGITEKQNILNNNLTALSQDVASVDQSTMSTAKTVGLKITTVKTDIRRISGLVTDVTSLTEAVQELENKIEKVEKNTVKNIGDLLSSSIDRTAMLRKSASENSQRISVVQEMLSELKSDFSKHTDRFLSLESDRAKVLKTVNFANDLKPKVYNLKKDFSRLEPLINDLTLRIGRLVTDLLSREQEISFLNEKISNLTVVRAEIKDMKDEIAHISDMD